In the genome of Parus major isolate Abel chromosome 2, Parus_major1.1, whole genome shotgun sequence, one region contains:
- the PSMG4 gene encoding proteasome assembly chaperone 4 — protein MEAAGGGGAAGGIALHDFSGQLGEQRVHFHAMRLRDSLFLWVGAAPALASLAVAMCSPRDSIPVAASLLGDPSDTASSCLAQRLASKTKKQIFVSYNLQNTDSNFTLLIENRIKEEMTAFPEKF, from the exons ATGGAGGCTgcgggcggcggcggagcggcggGCGGCATCGCCCTGCACGACTTCAGCGGGCAGCTGGGCGAGCAGCGGGTGCACTTCCACGCCATGCGGCTGCGGGACTCGCTCTTCCTCTGGGTGGGCGCCGCGCCCGCCCTCGCCAGCCTGGCCGTCGCCATGTGCAGCCCCCGT GACAGCATCCCGGTGGCCGCCTCGCTCCTGGGGGACCCCTCGGACACcgcctcctcctgcctggcgCAGCGCTTGG CCAGCAAGACCAAAAAGCAGATATTTGTCAGCTACAATCTTCAAAACACAGACAGCAATTTCACCTTACTCATAGAAAACAGGATCAAAGAAGAAAtgacagcttttccagagaAGTTCTGA